Proteins encoded together in one Muntiacus reevesi chromosome 22, mMunRee1.1, whole genome shotgun sequence window:
- the AFF1 gene encoding AF4/FMR2 family member 1 isoform X7 — protein MTHSWPPPLTAIHTPSTAEPSKFPFPTKDSQHISSAVSNQKQYDTSSKAHSNSQQGTSMLKDDLQLSDSEDSDSDQTSEKPPFAPAPPSAPPAPPAAAASAHSSSAESESTSDSDSSSDSESESSSSDSEENEPREAPAPEPEPPTTNKWQLDNWLTKVSQPAVPTEAPGSAEPPAQHPDTKGKGGDSATAGHERPESKEPPPKGSSRAPRVPSEGPHAGKRSCQKSPAQQEPPQRQTVGSKQPKKPIKASAPDHVDAPPEVRTCLQVESEPGLPPPASKAQPSKDKPKVKTKGRPRAADSREPKPAVPAPSDRKKHRSGPPKAPPKDAAAEDRSPEHFALVPLTQSQGLVRGGGSGAGTRTSGCRLAVVVQEDRRKDKAPVPSRDTRLLSPLRDAPPPQSLVVKIALDLLSRVPQPPGKGSRPKKPEDKQPPAGKKPDPEKRSSENASKLAKKRKGEAEKDHDSKKVRLEKEVKSQSSSSSSHKESSKSKMSRPSSEPSKKEMLPPSLVSSSSSSSQKPAKAAQKRPRQEDPGGQDPPKSASSTKGSHRDPSASKHRKAEGKVSGSSTEHKGSSGDTANRFPVPSLPNGNSKPGKPHVKFDKQQADFHLKEAKRLKDKAELMTDKVGKAFKYLEAALSFIEYGIAMESESPASKSAYSIYSETVDLIKFILSLKSFSDATAPTQEKIFAVLCMRCQSILNMAMFRCKKDMAIKYSRTLNEHFFKTSSKVAQAPSPCVARGTGTPSPLSPIPSPASSIGSQSSAGSVGSGALPPTVSTPVTIQNMTSSYVSITSHVLTAFDLWEQAEVLTRKNKEFFAHLSASVCTLALNSSLMDLVHYTRQGFQRLKQITKTP, from the exons AACAATATGATACATCTTCAAAAGCTCACAGTAATTCTCAGCAGGGAACATC CATGCTCAAAGATGACCTTCAGCTCAGTGACAGTGAGGACAGTGACAGCGATCAA ACCTCAGAGAAGCCTCCTTTCGCACCTGCACCTCCAAG CGCTCCGCCGGCGCCGCCAGCAGCGGCGGCCTCGGCACATTCCAGCAGCGCCGAGTCGGAGAGCACCAGCGACTCCGACAGCTCCTCGGACTCGGAGAGCGAGAGCAGCTCCAGTGACAGCGAGGAGAACGAGCCCCGAGAAGCCCCGGCTCCCGAG CCCGAGCCTCCGACAACCAACAAATGGCAGCTGGACAACTGGCTGACCAAAGTCAGCCAGCCCGCGGTGCCCACCGAGGCCCCGGGTAGCGCGGAGCCCCCGGCCCAACACCCGGACACTAAGGGCAAGGGCGGCGACAGCGCCACCGCGGGCCACGAGCGCCCAGAGTCCAAAGAGCCTCCCCCCAAAGGCTCCAGCAGAGCCCCCCGGGTCCCTTCCGAAGGCCCCCACGCGGGCAAGAGGAGCTGTCAGAAGTCCCCGGCCCAGCAGGAGCCCCCCCAGAGGCAAACCGTGGGAAGTAAACAGCCCAAAAAACCCATCAAGGCTTCCGCCCCCGACCACGTGGATGCGCCTCCGGAAGTGCGCACCTGCCTGCAGGTGGAGAGCGAGCCCGGacttcctcccccagcctccaaggcCCAGCCCTCCAAAGACAAGCCCAAGGTGAAGACGAAAGGGCGGCCGCGCGCCGCAGACAGCCGGGAGCCCAAGCCGGCGGTGCCCGCCCCGAGCGACCGGAAGAAGCACCGCAGCGGCCCCCCGAAGGCGCCCCCGAAGGACGCGGCGGCAGAGGACCGGAGCCCCGAGCACTTCGCGCTCGTTCCCTTGACCCAGAGCCAGGGCCTTGTCCGCGGTGGCGGCAGCGGCGCTGGCACCAGGACTAGTGGCTGCAGGCTGGCCGTGGTGGTCCAGGAGGACCGCCGCAAGGACAAAGCCCCGGTGCCTTCGAGAGACACCAGGCTGCTCTCCCCGCTCAGGGACGCTCCGCCGCCGCAGAGTTTGGTGGTGAAGATCGCGCTCGACCTCCTGTCTCGGGTGCCCCAGCCCCCAGGGAAGGGCAGCCGCCCGAAGAAACCAGAAGACAAACAGCCACCAGCAGGGAAGAAGCCAGATCCCGAGAAGAGAAGCTCAGAAAACGCCAGCAAGTTGGCCAAAAAGAGAAAG GGTGAAGCAGAAAAAGACCACGATAGCAAGAAAGTCAGGCTGGAGAAGGAAGTCAAGTCACAGTCGTCATCTTCCTCTTCCCACAAGGAATCTTCCAAATCAAA AATGTCCAGGCCCTCCTCTGAGCCCTCAAAGAAGGAAATGCTTCCCCCTTCACTCGTGTCATCCTCGTCCTCGTCCTCCCAGAAGCCAGCCAAAGCTGCACAGAAGAGGCCAAGGCAGGAAGACCCCGGCGGCCAGGACCCCCCCAAAAGTGCCAGTAGTACCAAGGGCAGCCACAGAGACCCTTCCGCCTCCAAACACAGAAAAGCAGAGGGGAAGGTCTCGGGAAGCTCCACAGAACACAAA GGATCTTCTGGAGATACTGCAAACCGTTTTCCAGTGCCTTCTTTGCCAAATGGTAACTCcaaaccagggaagcctcatgtgaAGTTTGACAA acAACAAGCTGATTTTCACCTGAAGGAAGCCAAAAGGTTGAAGGACAAAGCAGAATTAATG ACGGACAAGGTCGGGAAGGCTTTTAAATACCTGGAGGCTGCCTTGTCCTTCATTGAGTACGGCATCGCCATGGAGTCGGAGAGCCCCGCGTCCAAGTCTGCATACTCCATCTACTCGGAAACCGTGGACCTCATTAA GTTCATATTGTCATTAAAATCCTTCTCGGATGCCACAGCACCAACacaggagaagatatttgctGTTCTATG CATGCGTTGCCAGTCCATTTTGAACATGGCAATGTTTCGTTGTAAAAAAGATATGGCAATAAAGTATTCCCGCACTCTTAACGAACACTTCTTCAAGACTTCTTCCAAGGTTGCCCAGGCACCTTCTCCATGCGTTGCAAG AGGCACAGGCACACCGTCCCCCCTCTCTCCGATCCCTTCTCCGGCCAGCTCCATAGGGTCCCAGTCAAGCGCGGGCAGCGTGGGGAGCGGGGCGCTGCCCCCCACCGTCAGCACCCCAGTCACCATCCAGAACATGACATCCTCCTACGTCAGCATCACTTCCCACGTCCTCACCGCCTTTGACCTGTGGGAACAGGCTGAGGTCCTAACCAGGAAGAACAAAG AATTCTTTGCTCATCTCAGCGCAAGTGTGTGCACTTTGGCCCTCAACAGCAGTTTGATGGATCTGGTGCACTATACAAGACAGGGTTTCCAGCGGCTAAAGCAAATAACCAAAACACCTTAA